Genomic window (Actinomycetota bacterium):
CTCGCCAAGGAACCCTTTGTCAGCATCACCACCTTCAGGCGCGACGGCACGCCGGTCTCGGTGCCGGTGTGGTGCGCGGCCGACAACGGCAGCCTGCTGGTCTTCAGCGAGGCCGACTCCTGGAAGGTCAAGCGGATCCGCCGCGACCCCCATGTCCGCCTGGCGCCCTGCAGCGCCCGAGGCACGCCGCGGGGCCCGGCGGTCGACGCCGACGCCAGGCTGGTGGAGGAGACCACAAGGGTCCGAGCGCTGCTGGCGCGGAAGTACCCGTGGGCGTGGCCGGCCTACCGGGCGCTCATGGTCGTGTCGGCGGCGATCCGGCGTCTCCGCCGACAGGGGCCGTCGCCGTGGCTGACGATCAGGATCACCCCCCGTTGAGGCGTGGCCGTATCCGACGCCCATCGCCGTAATCCAGTTCGAACGGCAAGGCGAGCCGCGGCCAGGGAGCGGAGCACTGTAGGCGTGCGAGCGAGAGCTTCAGGGCATACGCACCCAGGGGTGCGGGGCGCGGACGGCGCAAGCCGGACGCCTGGCGGCGCGAGACCCGCCTTCCGGAGGTGGGACCGGTACAACGTGACCGTCACCGCCGCGAACGCCACGGGAACGCCGGTAACACGACGCAGGCGAGCGATGCGTCGGTCATGGCCCGGCCGCGCTGGCTGGCGTGACCAGGTGGAAGTCGGTGAACTCATAGCGGAAGAACTCGCCCTCGCTCCACCGGTCGGTTCCATAGAACCACCCGCCCCGACCAGCGCTGGGAATCGTGACGCCGTCGAAGGTCGAGTAGCGGGTCAGCTCGTGCCCGAAGCGGTGCACGCCGAAGGTCCCGGTGCTGTCCGGGTCGCCCCAGCGGTCGAGGGCAACCGACCGCACCCGGGCGTCGTCGTCGAGGGTGTAGTGCACCTCGAGCTGGAGGTCGTCCAGGCGCCAGCTGGCGGTGAGGTGGTGGGAATCGGCCGCCGCCCAGGTCACGCCGAACCGCGGCAGCATTGCCGTGGGAACCCACACGGCCTCGGCGGCGACCCGGCCGGCCGCGCTGCGGGACAGGTCGGGCCCCTGGGCGTGGAGCAACCGGAGCAGGCTGAGGAGCGTCCATTGCATCGCCCCCTGCCCGTCGGCGTAGCGGTCGAAGCCGGCGATGACGCCGCCGGCTCGGGCGGTCCATACCAGCCCGTGGTGGGGGGCGTAGACCTGCCGGGCCCGGAACGGCATCCACCAGCGCCCCAGCTTGACCGCTCCCCGCATCCCCAGGCGGGCCGACCGCGCCAACGGCGTGCCGGCGGCGATCGAGGTCCGGAAGTACCGACAGACCGGGTCGGGCAGGCCCTGGAGCTCGCCCTCGTCGAACGAACCGGCGACCGGCGGGTCGGCCAGTTGGGCCTCGAGTTCGGACGGTGTGGCGTCTAGTGCAGTCGTGCTCATGTTTGCCTCCAACTACTGGCCATGAAGAGCCTCCCGTGCGCCTCCAGGCCCGGCTGGCTTGGTTGGCGGCTCCTCGGCACACCTGTTGGGTCTGGCTC
Coding sequences:
- a CDS encoding PPOX class F420-dependent oxidoreductase codes for the protein LAKEPFVSITTFRRDGTPVSVPVWCAADNGSLLVFSEADSWKVKRIRRDPHVRLAPCSARGTPRGPAVDADARLVEETTRVRALLARKYPWAWPAYRALMVVSAAIRRLRRQGPSPWLTIRITPR
- a CDS encoding DUF6544 family protein; translated protein: MSTTALDATPSELEAQLADPPVAGSFDEGELQGLPDPVCRYFRTSIAAGTPLARSARLGMRGAVKLGRWWMPFRARQVYAPHHGLVWTARAGGVIAGFDRYADGQGAMQWTLLSLLRLLHAQGPDLSRSAAGRVAAEAVWVPTAMLPRFGVTWAAADSHHLTASWRLDDLQLEVHYTLDDDARVRSVALDRWGDPDSTGTFGVHRFGHELTRYSTFDGVTIPSAGRGGWFYGTDRWSEGEFFRYEFTDFHLVTPASAAGP